The region ATTTCGCGGAACGATCACCGCTGACGCCGTGAATGTAATGTATAAGCCGCGAATATCTTGTGAAACAAGACAATTTCTTTGTTTCGGTGGTTCATCCTTGATACGCGAAAACTGTCCTCAGACAGGTTGATCCGCAGAAAAAGGAACTGCTAAAACGGGGGCCTCGTCCGATCCCCGCAAATCGACTCCCAGTGCTGCAGCCATCAATTCCTGCCGGCGACGCTCGACTTCCGCCGGATCCAATGGGATTACCTGGGCCGCATCCCGGTTGGTTTCATGGGGTGCTTCGATTATCTCATATCGCCCGTCGGCATACTCTAGCAGGGCGGTGCTGTTTTCAATCCAATCGCCGGTGTTGTAATAAGTGACGCCATGCTTTTCGACTACAATCGGCGTATGAATATGGCCACAAATGACGCCCTGGCACTGCAGCGATTTGGCATGCAGCATCAGCGTATCTTCAAAATCGCTGACGAACTGAACGGCTGACTTGACGTTCTTTTTAATCGAAGCGGCAATCGGCAGTCGGCTTAGGTTGTAATGACGTCGCCAGCGATTGATCCGTTCGTCTGCCCAGCAGATCGAGTCATAGAGGAACGACCCGAGCACGGAAATCCACTTCGCTTTCTTCTCGACTTGATCAAACTTATCGCCGTGCGTTACCAGAATGCGCCGACCGTTGGGACAGTGGTGGATAAACTGATCCGCGATGTCGACAAAGTCGAACTTGAATCGGAAGCTGCGGAGGAAATCGTCGTGATTCCCAGGCGTATAGAAGATCTTGGTTCCTGACTGCGACATCTCGAATAGCCGGCTGAGGATCGCGTTATACACCGGCTCCCAGTGCCAACGCTTGCGTAACCGCCAGCCATCGATGAAGTCCCCCACAATATAGATGTACTGTGGTTCGTGTTCGTTCAGCAGATCCAAAAAAGGTTCGACCCGAGTATAGGGACAACCCAAATGCAGATCGCTGAAGAATAATGTTCGTACCCGATCTCGATTTCGCGACATGGCACCCATAATTTGACAGGCTCCATCCTGATCGAAGGTCTGAGGACTCGAAAGGAATCA is a window of Bremerella sp. TYQ1 DNA encoding:
- a CDS encoding UDP-2,3-diacylglucosamine diphosphatase — encoded protein: MSRNRDRVRTLFFSDLHLGCPYTRVEPFLDLLNEHEPQYIYIVGDFIDGWRLRKRWHWEPVYNAILSRLFEMSQSGTKIFYTPGNHDDFLRSFRFKFDFVDIADQFIHHCPNGRRILVTHGDKFDQVEKKAKWISVLGSFLYDSICWADERINRWRRHYNLSRLPIAASIKKNVKSAVQFVSDFEDTLMLHAKSLQCQGVICGHIHTPIVVEKHGVTYYNTGDWIENSTALLEYADGRYEIIEAPHETNRDAAQVIPLDPAEVERRRQELMAAALGVDLRGSDEAPVLAVPFSADQPV